AACGTAGCGATGTGATCATTGTGGGCTATGGTAATGTTAAAGTAAGTGCGATCGATGATGCCAAGGTGGAAATTTATCGGGCCAATGGAGGGGCGTCAGTTGGCCAATGCAAGCCTAATGCAGTTTGCACGTTACCTTCGGGGACTTATGATGTGGAAGTGCGGGGGAAAAATTGGAAGGTCAAAGACACCGTGACGGTGGTGACCAATACCACGCGCGAAGTTGTCGTTAAGTAATTTCATGTCATTGCGAGCGAGCATCGTTTGCGAGCGTGGCAATCTTCCTTTTTATTCTGCCATTCATCTGCAATTAACGCCACGTCTTTTCAAGGTAGGGAGAGGCCAAGTGAGAGCCCGCGCCCGGTCGGCCTATGAGGTCCTCTGTCATTGCGAGGAGTTTGCGACGAAGCAATCTCCTCGGTTTAACCGGTGAGATTGCTTCGCCCGTTGGGCTCGCAATGACAGAGGCCCTCCGGAGCCTGTCCTGAGGCCTTGCGAAGGAGCCGACCTTTAGCGCTAAAAGGCTCTCCCTTGACCTCTCCCTACCTTGAAAAGACTTCTCTACAAATATTTTAAGAAAAATTCTACTAACCAGTTGGCTGTATGGGCTACAGATTGCGAGGGTTATGGAGCGAGACAAGGAAGATGAGCAAAAAGCGCGGAGGCGTAGCCATAGTGCGGAGCCTGCCCTGAGCGGTAGCGAAGGGCTGAGCACTTTTTGTGAAATCTGACGCAAGCCGCAGCCCATAAACCGAAGTAAGCTGTGGCCCATACAGCCGACTGGTTAGTAACTACGCAGTTGGTCGATTAGGGCTTTTAGGTCGGGGGGGAGGGGGGAATTGAACTTCATGGGTTTTTTGGAGACGGGGTGGTGGAAGGCTAAAAAGTTGGCGTGGAGGGCGTGGCGGTTGAGGCCGTCGTCTTGACCATAAACGCGATCGCCTATGATGGGGTGGCCCAGGGAGGCAAGATGCACGCGCACTTGGTGGGTGCGGCCGGTTTGGAGGGTGGCTTCGATGAGTGTTGCGTTTGGATAACGTTCGACGACCTGATAATCGGTAATGGCCGAGGGGAGGCCCGGTTGATTTTTAGAAGCCGTGATTTGGCGGCGCGGGTTGGTGGGGTCTTTTAAAATAGGGACTTGAATACGGCCTTCGGCTTTGCCCATGCGGCCGTGCACGAGGGCTAAATATTGTCGCTCAATAGAGTGGTTTTTAAATTGTTGCGAGAGGGCATTGGCCCGTTTGCTTTTGGTATAAACCATGAGCCCGCTTGTGCCCTTATCGAGCCGGTGCATTAAACCCAAATAGTTATGTGGGCTACCCGATTGCCGTTTAAGGTAGTCGTTGATGTCATCCACT
The nucleotide sequence above comes from Deltaproteobacteria bacterium. Encoded proteins:
- a CDS encoding RluA family pseudouridine synthase yields the protein MQKLTVTPKDDSKRIDLFLKEKLAISRKQAKSLLDAGRVFLKKKKILMAGWQVQTDNVFEIFAPNETIEKKSPSRKRFLKIYYEDADLLVVEKPAGVACERTAQTTSSTLVDDINDYLKRQSGSPHNYLGLMHRLDKGTSGLMVYTKSKRANALSQQFKNHSIERQYLALVHGRMGKAEGRIQVPILKDPTNPRRQITASKNQPGLPSAITDYQVVERYPNATLIEATLQTGRTHQVRVHLASLGHPIIGDRVYGQDDGLNRHALHANFLAFHHPVSKKPMKFNSPLPPDLKALIDQLRSY